A genomic segment from Deltaproteobacteria bacterium encodes:
- a CDS encoding SWIB/MDM2 domain-containing protein — translation MAAKKKAKSKRKPNPAFMKPMNISEKLAVIVGSKPIPRTEVVKKLWTYIKKNGLQDKKNKRNINADDSLKAVFGGKSTVTMFEMTKLVSKHLS, via the coding sequence ATGGCAGCAAAGAAAAAAGCAAAATCAAAGAGGAAGCCGAACCCGGCATTCATGAAGCCAATGAACATCAGCGAGAAGCTGGCAGTCATAGTGGGCAGCAAGCCTATTCCAAGGACAGAGGTTGTTAAGAAGCTATGGACTTACATCAAGAAGAACGGGCTGCAAGATAAGAAGAACAAGAGAAACATCAATGCAGATGACAGCCTCAAAGCTGTATTCGGAGGCAAGAGTACAGTCACTATGTTCGAGATGACAAAGCTGGTGAGCAAGCATCTGAGCTGA